atttgaaattttaaatattatagcttTTGACCTTTTGGTCAGTTTTATAACTAAGTTTTTTCTTACAGcaattatcgaatttattacTTGAAGAAggaaaacttttattacatttacaaataattcGAGAATATTTACTAATGAGCCGTGGTGATTTTTTCCATGAATTTATACAGTTATCAAAATTGTTGTTAAGAAGAAACAATACAGAAGTTTCTGAACGAGGTAAATTAATTCTTAGAAATGCTGACAATTTTTAAGACTCTTGTCAAGGTCATacctaaacattttttcgggAGTCGGAGACATCTCTTTCAGAAggcatagaaaatttttgtcttttgtgACAATAGCCTTTCTGAAATACGGCGCCTATTGagctattatttttacaaacattttatttttcttgtagctttaaataaattatatgaacaAGCATGGTACAGTTCAAATTTATCATCTGAATCTCCACCAGAAGGcattactttattttatcaaGCTAAAAATGAAGATGGTAAGTACATatggtaataatttaaaaagtcccAATTTGggactttataaattaaaaccaaCTTATATATGTTGCAGATAAAGTAAAGAATGCGattcgaataaaatatttagtgtcATGGCCGTTACAAGTATTGTATTATGGTGATATTATTAGCGCTtatggatatatttttaattttttattacgcaTTAAGAAtgttcaaattaatattaatcaactTTGGTTGTACcatgtcaaaaattttaaaaatagttcgttgtaagtaaagtttttaatttaaatttactttttattcgtAGTTTCTCTCGCAGGTAGATATTTAGCTCcgttaaacaaatatttaatggtggaaataaagaaaaatttaatcaattgaaAACGTTACATAATCCTTTTTCACTTGATTTTTAGTGTTCCGCCATTAAAGATGAACTATTATAATAGTCTTTGCCATTTGTTTTTCAATGTTAATAAATAGCATATTGctcttttaaagaaaataaaaagtttcaaataacttttcttCTCAAATGAATATAGCGCCAGATTCGAAACTCCAAAAGAGGCAAAAATTTTACTCCCTCTAGTCTTCCTCCCTCTGGTCTTTCGTACCACAATCATTACTCTTGTAAATGTGATGGGCACAGTCATATACAAGTCTGTTAACTCTATATAAAATGCATTAGGAACATATGTTCCCGTATTGATGTACGAATTAGTTCCCAAAACTGCTACATAGCAACGCTATCCGTTTTATGACGGAACCCTTTTATCTATGTACCACACGCACTTGGTCCATTTTTCtccatttattttgaaattttgtaaaatgtttttataaaatgtttttataaaaaaaattataatatttattttagggagaaaaatttgtataaattacgATATAAATGTGCATATTTACTGGATAATTTACAGTATTATTTACAAGTGGATGttattgaaacaaattattCCAGTATGattcaaacaattaaaaataccaAAGATTTTCGTACAGTTGTTAAGGCACATGAAGATTTTATAACGGCTGTTTGTAGGGAAGCATTTATTTTTGATCCGGTAAGTTATTtcttattgtataaaattttggtaatttgaACCTTccacaatagggaatattcatgtatttttttatatttttaattcattgtttacaacgttataacaaagtaaaaaatataaatactgcttaaaaatgctgtatttaagtgtacaaaaatatttaaaatacattataattttgagatatttaaacgcagttttttggcgctctctgttgatgacgtataagtacgtgatctgtcaattggtgacagttcaatgtataatttacactttaaaaaaatgaatttacaacacagaatttacactcgttattattaagttttctaataaaaagccgtagaatgaTATAACTCAATGTGATACCataca
The Chrysoperla carnea chromosome 4, inChrCarn1.1, whole genome shotgun sequence genome window above contains:
- the LOC123298878 gene encoding gamma-tubulin complex component 4-like, encoding MILNDPRKSLYENKNDQYFNWKSNVEKYYKKLYELEGIPFDVKQFQEIVDPHYKYVTEQLSNLLLEEGKLLLHLQIIREYLLMSRGDFFHEFIQLSKLLLRRNNTEVSERALNKLYEQAWYSSNLSSESPPEGITLFYQAKNEDDKVKNAIRIKYLVSWPLQVLYYGDIISAYGYIFNFLLRIKNVQININQLWLYHVKNFKNSSLEKNLYKLRYKCAYLLDNLQYYLQVDVIETNYSSMIQTIKNTKDFRTVVKAHEDFITAVCREAFIFDPTQEKCIETWKNTIFFTLNVLIDTIDQFCTNASIWTNPLNLCQNQEVDTYNNKINDLLICLYRSSEELHLQGSDKQITRLISRMDLKTWLHSTTNILNNLSSSSNDSIISN